Proteins from one Terriglobus tenax genomic window:
- a CDS encoding site-specific DNA-methyltransferase, with protein MAKTAKPKPKKIVQTLVHEEASRKNIPTAEYQSVMRAEDLSPIRVAYERRNRDLDPQLVWRGKDEQDWSDLVVPAPPLYIQEKVHPKVLIDDLERQAKAGQSAVESQFDLFADFNGLPSEEARTEFYQHDAHWSNRMILGDSLQVMASLAERESLRGKVQCIYFDPPYGIKFNSNFQWSTTSRDVKDGNKDHITREPEQVKAFRDTWRDGINSYLTYLRDRLTVARDLLAESGSIFVQIGDENVHRVRAVMDEVFGDENFISQIVFEKTSSTSTEEMASISDHIIWFAKSRPSFKFRAAYRMKVLGETGTTQYVWFDEGGGFDKRLSADELSGNSSTTDRNRVFACDNLTSQRPAQGTDVTSFDYNGAAFTPGKGTFKTDAIGLSHLARGGRLRPIGKSLMYRRFLADFPVVPIANYWNDVKMTGFSEEKTYIVQTGQKVIERCLLMATDPGDLVLDPTCGSGTTAAVAEQWGRRWITIDTSRVALALARARIMGARYPFYLLADSREGQVQEAKLSGRVPSEAATHDNVRLGFVYERVPHITLKSIANNVEIDVIWEDAQKTLEPLREKLNAELKQRWQEWEIPREVSEGWSAAAKATHAAWWEARIARQKAIDASIAAKAEFENLYDKPYEDKSKVRVAGPFTVESLSPHRVLAVDESEDLIEMPGLSDSDTRDAQDFVQIILDNLKMAGVQQAHKEDKIVFTSLAPWPGDHICADGRYTDADDTEKRAGIFIGPEFGTVTREDLVVAAREAADANFDVLIACAFSYDAHSSEMNKLGRIRVLKARMNADLHMAEDLKNTGKGNLFVIFGEPEIEIQDTGSGKIKVKVLGVDVFEPSTGKVRSNGPDGIACWFIDTDYNEESFFVRQAYFLGANDPYKALKTSLKAEINEEAWATLNSETSRAFDKPESGRIAVKVINHLGDEVMKVFRV; from the coding sequence ATGGCAAAGACCGCAAAGCCCAAACCGAAGAAGATCGTCCAAACCCTGGTGCATGAGGAGGCCTCGCGCAAGAACATCCCCACGGCGGAGTACCAGTCCGTCATGCGCGCCGAGGACCTTTCTCCCATCCGCGTGGCTTATGAGCGCCGCAACCGTGACCTGGACCCGCAACTGGTCTGGCGCGGCAAGGACGAGCAAGACTGGTCCGATCTCGTGGTGCCTGCGCCTCCGCTCTACATCCAGGAGAAGGTGCATCCCAAGGTTCTCATCGACGACCTCGAACGCCAGGCTAAGGCCGGACAGTCCGCTGTCGAGTCCCAGTTCGATCTCTTTGCGGATTTCAACGGCCTACCCAGTGAAGAAGCCCGCACGGAGTTTTACCAGCACGATGCCCACTGGTCGAACCGGATGATTCTTGGTGACAGCTTGCAGGTAATGGCATCGCTTGCGGAGCGCGAAAGCCTACGCGGCAAGGTGCAGTGCATCTACTTCGATCCGCCCTATGGGATCAAGTTCAACTCAAATTTCCAGTGGTCAACGACCAGCCGCGATGTGAAAGACGGCAATAAGGATCACATTACGCGTGAGCCGGAACAAGTGAAGGCGTTCCGCGATACGTGGCGCGACGGTATTAATTCCTACTTAACGTATTTGCGAGATCGACTGACGGTTGCCCGCGATCTCCTCGCTGAATCAGGTTCCATTTTTGTGCAGATCGGTGACGAAAATGTTCATCGTGTCCGGGCGGTGATGGATGAGGTGTTCGGGGATGAGAACTTCATTTCTCAGATTGTCTTTGAGAAAACGAGCAGCACTTCGACGGAGGAAATGGCTTCAATCAGCGACCACATTATCTGGTTCGCAAAGAGTCGCCCTTCGTTCAAATTTCGTGCGGCATACAGGATGAAAGTGCTCGGTGAAACCGGAACCACTCAATATGTCTGGTTCGACGAAGGTGGAGGTTTCGACAAGAGGCTCAGTGCGGACGAATTGAGTGGCAACTCCTCTACGACTGATCGTAACCGCGTATTTGCTTGTGACAACCTTACGAGCCAGCGCCCAGCACAAGGTACAGATGTCACTTCATTTGATTACAACGGCGCTGCTTTCACTCCCGGTAAAGGAACGTTTAAGACCGACGCGATCGGACTGAGCCACTTGGCACGAGGCGGACGACTTCGACCAATCGGGAAATCGTTAATGTATCGCCGCTTTCTCGCCGATTTCCCCGTCGTCCCCATAGCCAACTATTGGAATGACGTGAAGATGACCGGATTTTCTGAGGAAAAGACCTACATTGTGCAAACCGGGCAGAAGGTCATCGAACGCTGTCTCCTTATGGCCACCGATCCCGGCGACCTCGTGCTCGATCCTACCTGTGGTTCCGGCACCACCGCCGCCGTTGCCGAGCAATGGGGACGTCGCTGGATCACCATCGATACTTCTCGCGTTGCTCTTGCACTTGCTCGGGCACGCATCATGGGGGCGCGTTATCCGTTCTATTTACTCGCCGATTCGCGCGAAGGCCAAGTTCAGGAGGCCAAGCTCTCAGGTCGAGTACCATCGGAAGCCGCTACACATGATAATGTCCGCCTCGGCTTTGTCTACGAGCGCGTACCGCACATCACTCTCAAATCCATCGCCAACAATGTCGAAATCGACGTTATCTGGGAAGATGCACAGAAGACGCTTGAACCTCTACGCGAAAAGTTGAACGCCGAACTGAAGCAACGCTGGCAAGAGTGGGAGATTCCGCGCGAAGTCTCCGAAGGCTGGAGCGCAGCTGCCAAGGCCACGCACGCCGCATGGTGGGAAGCGCGCATCGCCCGTCAGAAAGCCATCGACGCCTCCATCGCCGCTAAGGCCGAGTTTGAAAACCTCTACGACAAGCCCTACGAGGATAAGAGCAAGGTCCGCGTCGCCGGTCCATTCACGGTTGAGAGCCTTTCTCCGCATCGCGTACTTGCCGTGGATGAGAGCGAAGATCTGATCGAGATGCCCGGCCTGAGCGACAGTGATACTCGCGACGCGCAGGACTTCGTACAGATCATTCTCGACAATCTGAAGATGGCCGGTGTGCAGCAGGCGCACAAGGAAGACAAGATCGTCTTCACCTCGCTGGCTCCGTGGCCGGGCGACCACATCTGCGCCGATGGCCGCTACACCGACGCCGACGACACAGAGAAACGTGCCGGCATATTCATCGGGCCAGAGTTTGGCACAGTCACACGCGAAGACCTGGTGGTGGCGGCTCGCGAAGCCGCCGACGCTAACTTCGATGTGCTAATCGCCTGCGCCTTCAGCTACGACGCGCACTCGTCGGAGATGAACAAGCTGGGCCGCATTCGTGTGCTGAAAGCCCGCATGAACGCCGACCTGCACATGGCCGAGGACCTGAAGAACACTGGCAAGGGCAATCTCTTCGTCATCTTCGGCGAGCCGGAGATTGAGATTCAGGACACGGGCAGCGGCAAGATCAAGGTGAAGGTGCTGGGAGTGGATGTCTTCGAGCCAAGCACAGGCAAGGTCCGCAGCAACGGCCCGGACGGCATCGCCTGCTGGTTCATCGACACGGACTACAACGAAGAAAGCTTCTTTGTGCGCCAAGCATACTTCCTCGGCGCAAACGATCCTTATAAGGCGCTGAAGACCAGCCTCAAGGCGGAAATCAACGAAGAAGCTTGGGCCACGCTGAACAGCGAAACCTCCCGCGCCTTTGACAAACCCGAATCTGGTCGTATCGCGGTGAAAGTCATCAACCATCTCGGCGACGAGGTGATGAAGGTCTTCCGGGTATAA
- a CDS encoding plasmid mobilization protein, protein MSTSRTTNPAFSGASESAQEKPGFRTKTIATRVTPEELREVEAAAEKSGKTLAEWLRELSLKAAREHPADPAELVLSEVVALRYMLLNLFHATAQANAESKHLLAESVLKIRDQANARKLADARKLLSDFLAGEDGTGGQK, encoded by the coding sequence ATGAGCACATCCCGCACGACCAATCCGGCATTCTCAGGCGCTTCGGAAAGCGCACAGGAAAAGCCCGGCTTCCGCACAAAAACCATCGCGACAAGGGTCACTCCAGAGGAACTTCGTGAGGTCGAAGCGGCTGCCGAGAAGAGCGGCAAAACGCTCGCGGAATGGCTTCGGGAACTATCGCTGAAGGCGGCGCGAGAGCACCCTGCCGACCCGGCCGAGCTGGTGCTTTCCGAGGTCGTGGCACTCCGCTACATGCTCCTGAACCTGTTCCATGCGACTGCCCAAGCGAACGCGGAGAGCAAGCATCTGCTGGCCGAGTCGGTGCTGAAAATCCGTGACCAGGCGAACGCCCGAAAGCTGGCCGATGCCCGCAAATTGCTCTCCGATTTTCTGGCCGGGGAGGATGGAACCGGAGGCCAGAAATGA
- a CDS encoding BPTD_3080 family restriction endonuclease: protein MPSSFFEHPILNSPYEYPARHWEMDESGQPTQQIIESRRIAQFVTPIPKPRKHRQPAIQEDIEFGDHTGVSTRAQRYETIPIINELRQQVDEWRRLPSPSDWLVTPETARLLQHWRHHSFQSIRPFFCQVEAVETAIWLTEVAPKRPAWKKFVEHVAAANANANPGLNRLALKLATGAGKTTVMAMLIAWQTVNSVRRSGSTSFTRGFLVVTPGLTIKDRLRVLQPSDLDSYYASRELVPIDMLDDIKRAKIVITNYHAFKLRERMELSKGNRALLEGRHGDAINTLETEGQMLQRVMPDLMGLKNIMVLNDEAHHCYKEKPGSPDEEDLTREDKEEAERNKEAARLWINGLEAVKRKIGVQRILDLSATPFFLRGSGYAEGTLFPWVMSDFSLMDAIECGIVKLPRVPVADNSPGAEVPIFRELWTNIRKLMPKKGRGKADGLDPLSLPTPLYTALDALYGHYKETFEKWQEVGYRVPPCFIIVCQNTAISKLVYDYVSGFFRNNEDGSTQLENGRLELFRNFDAHGNPYARPRTLLIDSEQLESGEALDENFRKVAASEIEQFRRERVERTGLQERAEDIDDVSILREVMNTVGKEGRLGAEIRCVVSVSMLTEGWDANTVTHVLGVRAFGTQLLCEQVIGRALRRQSYELNEEGLFDVEYADVLGIPFDFAAKPVVVTAVPPRQTIQVKAVRPERDKLEIRFPRVMGYRAELPNERLTAKFTDDSKLLVTPELTGPSQTQNSGIVGESVNLTVSHLRDTRPSTILYELTTHLLYTKWRNPGEEPPLHLFGQLKRIVKEWLDTCLICRGDTYPAQVLYRHLADMACERITAAINAESGDRATIKALLDPFNPVGSTSHVNFATSKTTRWQTDPRRCQINWVILDSDWEAEFCRVAESHPRVRSYVKNHNLGFDVPYRYGSDSRIYRPDFMVLVEDGHGEDDLLHLVVEVKGYRREDAKDKKITMETYWIPGVNNTGKFGRWKFVEFTEVFGMNADFASVVESEFQKMVDSVTEPNSAENHSVEN from the coding sequence ATGCCGAGCAGCTTTTTTGAACATCCGATTCTCAACTCGCCCTACGAGTATCCAGCGCGCCATTGGGAGATGGACGAAAGCGGCCAGCCGACTCAGCAAATCATCGAGTCGCGCCGTATTGCTCAATTCGTTACGCCCATCCCCAAACCTCGCAAGCATCGGCAACCAGCGATTCAGGAAGATATCGAGTTTGGCGACCATACTGGCGTCTCCACTCGTGCACAACGATACGAAACCATCCCAATCATCAACGAATTGCGGCAACAGGTTGATGAGTGGAGACGTCTGCCCAGTCCTTCCGACTGGTTGGTGACACCTGAAACGGCGCGATTACTCCAGCACTGGAGGCATCATTCGTTCCAAAGCATCCGCCCTTTCTTCTGTCAGGTAGAAGCTGTCGAGACGGCTATCTGGCTGACCGAAGTTGCGCCGAAGCGGCCGGCGTGGAAGAAATTTGTTGAGCATGTCGCTGCCGCCAATGCAAACGCCAACCCAGGTTTGAATCGCCTGGCTCTTAAGCTCGCTACGGGAGCGGGCAAGACGACTGTCATGGCCATGCTGATCGCTTGGCAAACGGTGAATTCGGTACGCCGTTCTGGCAGCACGAGCTTCACGCGAGGCTTTCTGGTAGTCACGCCGGGACTCACCATTAAGGACCGCTTGCGTGTCCTCCAGCCCAGCGACCTAGACAGCTACTATGCCAGCCGCGAGCTTGTACCGATTGACATGCTCGACGATATCAAGCGAGCGAAGATCGTCATTACGAATTATCACGCATTCAAACTGCGTGAGCGAATGGAGCTTTCCAAGGGCAACCGGGCTCTACTGGAGGGCCGCCATGGGGATGCGATCAATACCCTCGAAACCGAAGGCCAAATGCTTCAGCGCGTGATGCCCGACCTGATGGGCCTGAAGAACATCATGGTGCTCAATGACGAGGCCCACCATTGCTACAAAGAAAAGCCTGGCTCCCCAGACGAAGAAGACCTTACCCGCGAGGACAAGGAAGAAGCAGAGCGCAACAAGGAAGCAGCTCGACTTTGGATCAATGGGTTGGAGGCCGTCAAACGAAAAATCGGCGTTCAGCGAATTCTTGACCTTTCAGCCACTCCCTTCTTCCTGCGTGGTTCTGGTTATGCCGAAGGCACACTTTTTCCGTGGGTGATGTCAGATTTCTCGCTCATGGATGCCATCGAGTGCGGCATCGTGAAGCTCCCTCGTGTTCCGGTGGCAGACAACAGCCCCGGCGCTGAGGTTCCCATCTTCCGCGAACTCTGGACGAACATCCGCAAGCTTATGCCGAAGAAGGGTCGTGGCAAAGCGGATGGACTCGATCCCCTGAGCCTGCCGACGCCACTCTATACGGCACTGGATGCGTTGTACGGCCACTACAAAGAAACCTTTGAAAAGTGGCAAGAAGTTGGTTACAGGGTTCCGCCGTGCTTCATTATCGTCTGCCAGAACACAGCCATCTCCAAGCTTGTCTACGACTATGTTTCGGGTTTTTTCCGCAACAATGAAGATGGTTCGACGCAACTCGAAAATGGGCGTCTCGAACTTTTCCGGAACTTCGATGCTCATGGAAATCCCTATGCGCGTCCCCGGACCTTGCTGATCGATAGCGAGCAACTTGAGTCCGGCGAAGCGTTGGATGAGAATTTCCGCAAGGTTGCTGCATCAGAGATCGAGCAGTTCCGACGTGAACGCGTTGAGCGCACTGGCCTCCAGGAACGAGCGGAAGACATCGACGACGTTTCCATCCTGCGCGAGGTCATGAACACCGTCGGTAAGGAAGGCCGCCTCGGCGCGGAAATCCGTTGCGTTGTCTCCGTCTCGATGCTTACGGAAGGCTGGGACGCGAACACCGTGACGCACGTCCTTGGTGTTCGCGCATTCGGAACACAGTTGCTCTGCGAGCAAGTCATTGGCCGTGCGCTTCGCCGCCAGTCGTATGAACTGAACGAAGAAGGGCTCTTTGATGTGGAGTATGCCGACGTGCTCGGCATACCGTTCGACTTTGCGGCAAAGCCTGTTGTCGTGACGGCTGTTCCGCCGCGCCAGACTATCCAGGTGAAAGCAGTCAGGCCAGAGCGTGACAAGTTGGAGATTCGCTTTCCGCGTGTGATGGGCTACCGCGCGGAGTTGCCCAACGAGCGGCTCACCGCAAAGTTCACGGACGACTCCAAGCTGCTGGTGACACCGGAGCTTACTGGCCCATCGCAGACGCAGAACTCCGGCATCGTCGGCGAGAGTGTAAATCTCACGGTCTCGCATCTGCGTGACACCCGGCCCTCCACCATCCTGTATGAACTGACTACTCACCTGCTTTACACCAAGTGGCGCAACCCCGGTGAAGAGCCGCCGCTGCATCTCTTTGGCCAGCTCAAGCGCATCGTGAAGGAGTGGTTGGATACCTGTCTCATCTGCCGCGGCGACACGTATCCGGCGCAGGTACTTTATCGCCATCTGGCAGACATGGCCTGCGAACGTATCACGGCTGCCATCAATGCGGAGTCTGGCGACCGCGCGACCATCAAGGCGCTGCTCGATCCCTTCAACCCGGTCGGCTCCACCTCGCACGTCAACTTCGCAACATCGAAGACCACCCGTTGGCAGACCGATCCTCGGCGCTGCCAGATCAACTGGGTCATCCTTGATAGTGATTGGGAAGCTGAGTTCTGCCGCGTTGCGGAGAGCCATCCCCGTGTGCGCTCTTACGTGAAGAACCACAACCTCGGCTTTGATGTGCCTTACCGCTACGGCTCCGACAGCCGCATCTACCGGCCAGACTTCATGGTGCTGGTAGAAGACGGCCACGGCGAAGACGACCTGCTGCACCTTGTGGTTGAGGTAAAGGGATATCGTCGTGAAGATGCGAAAGACAAGAAAATCACGATGGAGACCTACTGGATTCCCGGCGTGAACAACACCGGCAAGTTTGGCCGCTGGAAGTTTGTCGAGTTCACCGAAGTCTTTGGCATGAACGCAGACTTTGCTTCCGTAGTCGAGAGTGAGTTCCAGAAGATGGTGGACTCCGTGACCGAACCCAATTCCGCTGAGAACCATTCTGTAGAGAATTAA
- a CDS encoding type IV secretion system DNA-binding domain-containing protein has product MPEDAVKSSDPKQRFALSPKAIAEGWRGITILPPGKVRAAELKAYLQDTIYDGDSAWLIFLRPPLYLTAAVLFLYTLWLTFGHKVRISRKHEQRHGRRTKGPEMVAAFNVFRRSSEDGIRFRMERDGLLGRVIPGPSFSIPKRLESSHVLLMGDTGSGKSSAIRQILRQVQDRGESAIVYDPAMDFLGEFHDPKRGDLILNPLDQRCPYWGLGDEIDRPETATTIAAAMLPEKEYEKAFFTDAPRRVLAHLLRNKPQPRDILRMMADPSYIEAAVKGTPLAALLDPGAPAQRAGVLSSLNMVADSLELLPEWEHTRKTFATAEWYTERKRWVFLTSSAAYREKVLPLYSAWLDLFILRMMGYCEDPAVKPVWFVLDELASLNKLPQLHTAVTENRKYGNPVVMGIQGRSQMEKRYGQDAEAMLSQPATKIFLKTSEPRAAKWISESIGEIEVERLKESRSMGLLRSKKSFAMEIATKPLIMASEIAGLAPLTGFIQLENYVVPARFSLAKKHNKQPEFIERALEKPRPRKVETVKTTTPTKAPAPPKAVQGVLPLDETSAVKREGFSWDESKGIE; this is encoded by the coding sequence TTGCCAGAGGATGCGGTCAAGAGTTCCGATCCGAAACAACGATTCGCATTAAGCCCCAAGGCCATCGCGGAGGGCTGGCGCGGGATTACGATCCTGCCACCCGGCAAAGTTCGCGCAGCAGAGCTGAAAGCATATCTCCAAGACACAATCTACGACGGGGATAGTGCGTGGTTGATCTTTCTTCGGCCACCGCTTTACCTGACAGCAGCAGTGCTTTTCCTATACACACTGTGGCTGACGTTCGGCCATAAAGTTCGCATCAGCCGGAAGCATGAACAGCGTCACGGACGACGCACTAAAGGCCCGGAGATGGTGGCCGCCTTCAACGTGTTCCGCCGCTCCAGTGAGGACGGAATCCGGTTCCGGATGGAGCGGGACGGCTTGCTCGGCAGGGTGATTCCAGGACCGAGCTTTTCGATTCCGAAGCGGCTGGAATCCAGTCATGTTCTGCTGATGGGTGACACGGGCTCGGGCAAGTCTTCAGCCATCCGGCAGATTCTCCGCCAAGTTCAGGACAGGGGTGAAAGTGCCATCGTCTATGACCCGGCTATGGACTTCTTGGGCGAGTTCCACGATCCGAAAAGAGGCGACCTCATCCTGAACCCACTCGATCAGCGCTGTCCGTACTGGGGCCTTGGAGACGAGATCGACCGACCGGAAACAGCCACCACTATTGCCGCCGCGATGTTGCCGGAGAAGGAATATGAAAAAGCGTTCTTCACCGATGCGCCGCGCCGGGTGCTGGCTCATCTGCTGAGGAACAAGCCACAGCCTAGAGACATCCTGCGGATGATGGCCGACCCTTCATACATAGAGGCGGCGGTCAAAGGAACTCCACTTGCTGCCCTGCTCGATCCCGGCGCTCCCGCGCAGCGTGCTGGCGTTCTCTCCAGCCTGAACATGGTCGCCGATAGCCTGGAGTTGCTGCCCGAGTGGGAGCATACGCGCAAGACATTTGCGACTGCAGAGTGGTATACCGAACGCAAGCGTTGGGTCTTTCTGACATCCTCTGCCGCCTATCGCGAGAAGGTCCTGCCGCTGTACTCTGCATGGCTCGATTTGTTCATCCTGCGCATGATGGGTTACTGCGAAGACCCTGCGGTAAAGCCGGTCTGGTTTGTTCTGGACGAGCTGGCCAGCTTGAACAAACTGCCGCAGCTTCATACCGCCGTGACTGAGAATCGCAAGTACGGAAATCCCGTTGTCATGGGGATTCAGGGACGCAGCCAGATGGAGAAGCGCTACGGCCAGGACGCCGAGGCCATGCTCTCGCAGCCCGCGACGAAAATCTTTCTGAAGACATCCGAGCCACGCGCTGCCAAGTGGATCTCCGAAAGTATCGGCGAGATCGAGGTCGAGCGGCTGAAGGAGTCACGCAGCATGGGGTTGCTGCGCTCAAAGAAAAGCTTTGCGATGGAGATCGCCACCAAACCACTCATCATGGCTTCCGAGATCGCCGGGCTTGCTCCGCTTACCGGCTTTATCCAGCTGGAGAATTATGTCGTTCCGGCAAGGTTCAGCCTGGCAAAGAAGCACAACAAGCAGCCGGAGTTTATCGAGCGAGCATTGGAAAAGCCACGACCGCGCAAGGTTGAGACTGTGAAGACCACGACGCCCACCAAGGCTCCTGCCCCCCCAAAGGCTGTTCAGGGCGTCTTGCCTTTGGATGAAACTTCTGCCGTGAAACGTGAGGGCTTCAGTTGGGATGAGAGCAAAGGCATCGAATGA
- a CDS encoding 3'-5' exonuclease, with translation MEFRIADTFTDSLARLTGDEQKAAKMAAFDLQLNPAHPSLSFHKLDKAKDKNFWSIRVTSDLRLIVHRNDTSLLLCYIGHHDDAYHWAERRRMETHPKTGAAQLVEIRERVQEITVPKYVEEERAAPKSKALPNISEGTLLNYGVPEEWVQEVLNASEDDLLEIAGHLPAEAAEALLNLATGIRPPLPESVAPGTNPFEHPDALRRFRVMNNTEELALALDYPWERWAVFLHPEQRKLVDKNFNGPARVSGTAGTGKTIVAIHRAAHLARTHREARVLLTTFSVPLANALQSKLRLLLANEPRLGERIEVYSMDAIGKRLYELNIGKSKIATTKQIQDLLRQSSANAGEHKFSLRFLTTEWEQVVDGWQLDSWEEYRDVSRLGRRTRLREEQRKLLWTIFEDVRNGLREQGLITTSGLFNVLAHHYAKGAPSPFDFAIVDEAQDISIAQMRFLTSMVGGKPNGLLFAGDLGQRIFQQPFSWKSAGADVRGRAATLKINYRTSHQIRSQADRLLDPQISDVDGNLENRKDAVSLFNGPKPDIKTFESDQKEIQTVAAWLRELIQTGLQPHEIALFVRSIAQAERAIKSAELADIQYRVLDEHVEVVSGSLSLCTMHLTKGLEFRAVAVMACDNEVIPLQERIEAVADESDLEDVYSTERHLLYVACTRARDHLLVTGIDPASEFLEDMKQ, from the coding sequence ATGGAATTTCGAATTGCGGATACATTTACCGATAGCCTCGCTCGTCTGACCGGCGACGAGCAGAAGGCCGCGAAGATGGCCGCGTTCGACCTGCAGCTGAACCCCGCGCACCCGAGCCTGAGCTTTCACAAACTGGACAAGGCGAAGGACAAGAACTTCTGGTCGATCCGCGTGACAAGCGACCTCCGGCTGATCGTTCACCGCAACGACACCAGCCTGCTATTGTGCTACATCGGACATCACGACGATGCCTACCATTGGGCAGAGCGCCGAAGGATGGAAACCCACCCAAAGACCGGCGCAGCGCAACTGGTGGAGATTCGCGAACGCGTACAGGAGATCACGGTTCCGAAGTATGTAGAGGAAGAGCGGGCTGCCCCCAAGAGTAAGGCTCTTCCAAACATCTCGGAAGGCACGCTGCTGAACTACGGTGTGCCGGAAGAATGGGTGCAGGAAGTCCTGAACGCCAGCGAAGATGATTTGCTGGAGATCGCTGGTCATCTCCCGGCAGAAGCCGCCGAAGCTTTGTTGAATCTTGCAACGGGCATTCGCCCGCCGTTACCGGAGTCCGTTGCGCCGGGAACGAATCCGTTCGAACATCCCGACGCACTGCGACGCTTCCGCGTCATGAACAACACAGAAGAACTAGCTCTGGCGCTCGATTATCCGTGGGAGCGTTGGGCAGTCTTCCTCCATCCCGAGCAGCGGAAACTGGTGGATAAGAACTTCAACGGCCCTGCTCGTGTCTCTGGCACTGCTGGTACGGGCAAGACAATCGTCGCGATCCACCGCGCCGCTCACCTTGCACGAACCCACCGCGAAGCTCGCGTGTTACTGACAACATTTTCGGTTCCACTTGCAAATGCTCTCCAGAGCAAACTTCGGCTGCTCCTAGCAAACGAGCCACGACTCGGAGAACGCATCGAAGTGTATTCGATGGATGCGATCGGAAAACGTCTGTACGAGTTGAATATCGGTAAGTCAAAGATTGCAACGACCAAACAGATTCAGGATCTATTGCGGCAATCATCCGCAAATGCCGGAGAGCACAAGTTTTCTTTGCGATTTCTGACTACGGAGTGGGAGCAGGTAGTCGATGGCTGGCAACTGGATTCGTGGGAAGAGTACCGCGATGTCAGCCGTCTAGGGCGCAGAACACGCCTGAGGGAGGAGCAGCGTAAGCTACTCTGGACCATCTTTGAAGACGTTCGGAACGGATTGCGTGAACAGGGACTCATCACCACTTCGGGGCTGTTCAATGTGCTTGCGCACCACTATGCCAAAGGCGCTCCGTCGCCCTTTGATTTTGCCATCGTAGATGAGGCGCAAGACATCAGCATCGCGCAGATGCGCTTCCTGACGAGTATGGTTGGCGGCAAGCCAAATGGTCTGTTGTTTGCAGGGGACCTCGGCCAGCGTATCTTTCAGCAACCTTTCTCTTGGAAATCAGCAGGTGCCGATGTGCGTGGGCGTGCTGCAACTTTGAAGATCAATTACCGCACCTCACACCAGATTCGTTCCCAGGCGGATCGCTTACTCGATCCACAGATTTCTGACGTGGACGGAAATCTGGAGAATCGCAAGGACGCCGTATCGCTATTCAATGGACCGAAGCCGGATATCAAGACATTTGAATCGGATCAGAAGGAAATCCAGACGGTAGCTGCCTGGTTGCGAGAGCTTATCCAAACAGGCCTTCAGCCACACGAAATCGCATTGTTTGTACGTTCGATTGCGCAGGCGGAGAGGGCCATAAAATCAGCAGAATTGGCCGACATCCAATATCGAGTGTTGGACGAGCATGTCGAAGTTGTTTCCGGGAGCCTTTCCCTTTGCACGATGCACCTGACCAAAGGATTGGAATTCCGAGCCGTTGCGGTGATGGCTTGTGATAACGAGGTGATTCCTCTTCAGGAACGCATCGAGGCAGTTGCTGACGAAAGCGATCTGGAGGATGTGTACAGCACTGAACGGCACCTGTTGTACGTCGCCTGTACGAGAGCGCGCGATCACCTTCTCGTAACCGGTATTGATCCCGCATCAGAGTTTCTGGAAGATATGAAGCAGTAG